A region of Plasmodium falciparum 3D7 genome assembly, chromosome: 12 DNA encodes the following proteins:
- a CDS encoding polyadenylation factor subunit 2, putative, with the protein MFNDDQNANNYFPTKLGIDRPAIDFTSSVCNFLKNDVYKRQFERKLYVNHPIYLRRIKPLFCYSNMIDRYDGVMSHLACSCLNKSKGMIVSLKWFNDGKRLLTGTQLSELCIWNGSYFNFEDMKRIPIGGGSVSCLEWSKNDNLFAGNSLGQIVILSSALNLLDNYAFEGLTKNVLDISLSCCNTKLAGCADTCNPIIWDIKTRKVIKDLKCKNIDTNNISCLAWNPINDIVASGNRTHTISFWDIRMNKPIISLNSHKANVNKIKWNNNGIYLLSCSKDSLIKLWDIRNFKLLYSYKNDQIQNNKFTSNYEPTYIAWNPIQNHIFSSADNKGNIKFYSTNDNKCIQTIVSAHGIDNKISSISLLDWNPLGHILTSFGDDKLLKFWSTSSSGSIYSKEIDAKSLVHVTNSGVFPNSRYINDEYMLDVNSNQSISDSDENDYQQNILNNNYYKVVDKKKKKKVKKKIKK; encoded by the exons atgtttaatGATGACCAAAATGCAAATAATTATTTCCCAACTAAATTAGGAATTGATAGACCTGCTATTGATTTTACATCTTCag tttgtAATTTTCTTAAAAATGATGTTTACAAAAGACAGTTCGAACGCAAACTATATGTGAATCATCCCATATATTTAAGAAGGATAAAAccattattttgttatagcAATATGATAGATAGATATGATGGTGTGATGTCTCATTTGGCTTGTTCATGtttaaataaaagtaaagGGATGATTGTAAGTTTAAAATGGTTTAATGATGGGAAAAGACTATTAACAGGTACTCAACTGAGTGAATTATGTATATGGAATGgatcatattttaattttgaaGATATGAAAAGAATACCTATAGGTGGTGGATCAGTTTCCTGTTTAGAATGGtcaaaaaatgataatttatttgCAGGTAATTCCTTAGGTCAGATTGTTATATTATCTTCTGCATTAAACTTATTAGATAATTATGCTTTCGAAGGATTAACAAAAAATGTGTTAGATATTAGTTTATCTTGTTGTAATACGAAATTAGCTGGGTGTGCAGATACTTGTAATCCTATCATATGGGATATAAAAACAAGAAAAGTTATAAAAGatttaaaatgtaaaaatattgataCCAATAATATTAGTTGTTTAGCTTGGAATCCAATTAATGATATAGTTGCTAGTGGTAATAGAACACATACCATATCTTTTTGGGATATACGAATGAATAAACCTATCATTTCTTTAAATTCACATAAAgcaaatgtaaataaaataaaatggaatAACAatggtatatatttattaagttGTAGTAAAGATagtttaattaaattatggGATATTCGAAAtttcaaattattatattcatataaaaatgatcaaatacaaaataataaatttactTCGAATTATGAACCTACATATATTGCTTGGAATCCTATACaaaatcatattttttcaagTGCAGATAATAAAGGTAATATCAAATTTTATAGTactaatgataataaatgtattcAAACAATCGTATCAGCACATGGtattgataataaaatatcatcCATATCTTTATTGGATTGGAATCCTCTTGGTCATATACTTACATCATTCGGAGATGATAAATTGTTGAAATTCTGGTCAACATCTAGTAGTGGTTCTATCTATTCGAAAGAAATAGACGCAAAATCACTAGTTCACGTAACCAACAGTGGAGTATTTCCAAATTCTAGATATATCAATGATGAATACATGTTAGATGTAAATAGTAACCAATCAATCTCAGATTCTGATGAAAATGATTACCAACAAAATATACTAaacaataattattacaaagtggtggacaaaaaaaaaaaaaaaaaagtaaaaaagaaaattaaaaaatga
- a CDS encoding RNA-binding protein, putative, whose protein sequence is MNKNTLTNNIHDKNYKYSKNRKASNDEMAYITNEEINMNNSHIGKEKNVDCNKDGTIFKLVDKNNNDMLLKDETKEFTSKSSNKDTVFLGEKGSRYLENTITNRIDTPLNRKNISSINNNNNNNNNNNNNNGDTINFKNQVDNNSNIYNTAIYTNYDNGLGTRDDIYNNSCINNIDNSNSRNITNYIIRSNKIIKRKKNKIIYYNTTHNNRAITQKGYDIQEKYNSLDIVDKNKTEGVYNTDEINMECIENKLEDGYNNTNIWDKVNVSLSNCKLSEGENEKRSEEIYLNNFVSDKNDMNNTWDINNMNNNMMYSNNLGCEEKNYLVPNENHKRWTDEYNIDEMFIKKNDIEHINPDIIINNYKNNNIHKTTENIGNIKSNNNYINDRSTINGDKLKKLTNENIYHNEYNKNKSDDNTKYKNNRNYRNKYMNRKNNKNKTKNNANNNKSECINDGTNCSLYDSINSYNINNNNNNNVENVTNIFKNTPFSHITMNENNIREDTSNIPVHTNKYLLMQKNVNDIINFNIAKNNSTNENNILVDNMNDNLKEKNDMPDDIDKFLFNQNESISMDGTKYIMNDLEKCKTCMEGEKEINDVIEHISEKENIDTKKKKYSNKKKNHLPNLNSTIHTLKNNIYHNVDQKDEEKLGSNIINNTNSDINNNKMDENEHNNGNGNSNDNDNGNGNGNILGVHISQHNNLINNMNSIISNEYTYMNEPKDENNNVPYNYNVRNIEDSSSCRNNINNVNLFGNKTYINVPNNIVTKMFNDTNRSTTNNKNNMNNISQIYENNPSLNNSLVITKTNMQDSINSNMNIIHNNNNNNNNNGVYFFNGGNNCVNVNCTKNTSNEKDVFNSSVSKKTLNENMSIERPVILNNSQMLEAFIQGRLCLSCDSLDHPMPLCPNNSFVCPNCHNVSHRGNDCPMKCRFCLKYHMGISIMDCLKKARIQTEKNNSNHDKKDNHNSSCSTSNNNMNKINKNSKSNDEKVNIGPRFDISTRPDNSYGRSVYVSNLSEDISNIQLRDTINLHLDNGFVVNIDRQDGYAFVELSNLYSTFQLVQKTVSINFKKLKIQFKKTGQFLIPDNLSQSFGNMKNFNININMNSTNNHNNNNNNYNNNNYNNNNNNNSNNNNNNNNNNNCNNNNYNIVEYNNKKPLTGPSNTLSKNIPNHMINKSLSNKGTTFLNIPPNRSRQYNNRSANNKGNMGANKQYNNKNNNNNNNKKKTNSNVNINHTNKSNQINNIINNNNINNNNNNNNNINNINSNNNFNQYCSNNIMTVENSNTGKFTNTHLFNGDTFLENKNKNIYKSFHPKYSKNTPHLFNNQQKLFHATELQKVHQNSIEPREEVKKNDIKENIKKNYACSNSFDNEINKYHIPQKENNKMLTENNYQKNRNSYNVNTIMLDQNKKCKDNNLFGSVEYKINMENKNNFSNECNNSYDHNFIYNYNFSNDNKLPYKCSTSNNYNCPNNNNSQNDYNTTYNHGLSKVNENTDNSSIDIPFRNHDNKIISDYMNSNTNTTASGFCPNTLFRSNDISNKLMNQEVNIYMNISNEENRQINKSMRNETNKTTATITTTSDNIMNASFFNTMLYVKDDYVDKCDEGNNSTNWIGYPENAINNNSNDNINIINSKNNMDNMNNIIYKNPPRNYMNNEIIVNTLNTFPHENKNISPKYINEKENDEFEYNTHLNIKSILDDAIEINQNTIDYDQYNYYDNIPSFNNNDNNIDKYTIQNNVDQNAVTNYNTSNYNIQMKEENNYKENDLLYYTNFDKTNIKNEEHIYINKNIWKDKFDNCYNICNDMFFGNNDIYDIFSNFNSLKMYENNIANDNIMENIGKHVNIDNIMNETTMDHIENDGTIDPIENDVTIDHTDNNGEDNNIAYNDTYIFNNNIRFNNTRLNNDTFQNVEDWNKNKLSDILKKNENIMFDDNKDMTNENEQNKKDIDDLEILNIPYMKNMKDKELDAIEQDLERHIKALWNIRKIKIVKSYDVQK, encoded by the coding sequence atgaataaaaatacactaacaaataatatacacgATAAGAATTACAAATACTCAAAGAATAGAAAAGCAAGTAACGATGAAATGGCATACATTacaaatgaagaaataaatatgaacaattcTCATAttggaaaagaaaaaaatgttgaCTGCAATAAAGATGGAACTATATTTAAATTggttgataaaaataataatgatatgttATTGAAAGATGAAACGAAGGAATTTACTTCTAAAAGCAGTAATAAGGATACAGTATTTTTAGGTGAAAAGGGTAGTAGATATTTAGAAAATACCATAACAAATAGGATAGATACACCattaaatagaaaaaacATAAGttctataaataataataataataataataataataataataataataatggtgatactataaattttaaaaatcaaGTAGATAATAATTCTAACATTTATAACACAGCAATATATACAAACTATGATAATGGACTAGGTACTAgggatgatatatataataatagctgcataaataatattgataatagTAACAGTAGGAATATTactaattatattattaggagtaataaaattataaagcgcaagaaaaataaaattatatattataatactaCTCACAATAATCGTGCTATTACTCAAAAAGGATATGATAttcaagaaaaatataattcattaGACATTGTTGATAAGAACAAAACAGAAGGAGTATATAATActgatgaaataaatatggaATGTATTGAAAATAAATTGGAGGATGGATATAATAACACGAATATATGGGATAAGGTGAATGTATCTTTATCTAACTGTAAACTGTCTGAAggagaaaatgaaaaaagatcggaggaaatttatttaaataattttgtttCTGACAAAAATGACATGAATAACACGTGGGATATAAACaacatgaataataatatgatgtaTTCAAATAATTTGGGATGTGAGGAAAAGAATTATCTTGTACCTAATGAAAATCATAAAAGATGGAcagatgaatataatatagatgaaatgtttattaaaaaaaatgatattgaACATATAAACCCtgacataataataaacaattataaaaataataatatacataagaCAACGGAAAATATAGGCAAtattaaaagtaataataattatataaatgataggAGTACAATTAATGGCGATAAGTTAAAAAAACTTACAAATgagaatatatatcataatgaatataataaaaataaaagcgATGATAATACcaagtataaaaataataggaACTATAGgaacaaatatatgaataggaaaaataataaaaataaaactaaAAATAAtgctaataataataaaagtgaaTGTATAAATGATGGAACGAATTGTTCCCTATATGATAGTATCAATAGTTATAatatcaataataataataataataatgttgaaAATGtcacaaatatatttaaaaatactcCGTTTTCTCATATTACTATGAATGAGAATAATATCAGAGAAGATACTTCTAATATTCCTGTTCATACAAATAAGTATCTTTTAATgcaaaaaaatgtaaatgacatcattaattttaatatagcaaaaaataatagtacaaacgaaaataatattctagtagataatatgaatgataatttaaaagaaaaaaatgatatgccggatgatatagataaatttctttttaatcaAAATGAGAGCATATCAATGGATGGTACTAAATATATCATGAATGATTTAGAAAAATGCAAAACATGTATGGAAggtgaaaaagaaataaatgatGTAATTGAACATATAAgtgaaaaggaaaatattgatacaaaaaaaaaaaagtatagtaataaaaaaaaaaatcatttacCTAATTTGAATAGTACAATTCATACcttgaaaaataatatatatcataatgtAGACCAAAAGGATGAGGAGAAATTGGGGtctaatataattaataatacgaatagtgatattaataataataaaatggatgaaaatgaacataataatGGTAATGGTAACagtaatgataatgataatggtAATGGTAATGGAAATATTTTAGGTGTACATATTTCACagcataataatttaataaataatatgaattctATTATATCAAATGAGTACACATATATGAATGAACCGAAGGATGAGAATAATAATGTaccttataattataatgtgaGAAATATAGAGGATAGTTCTTCTTGTAggaataacataaataatgtaaatttatttgggaataaaacatatataaatgtaccAAATAATATTGTAACAAAAATGTTTAATGATACAAATAGGTCTACtactaataataagaataatatgaataatatatctcagatatatgaaaataatccAAGTTTAAACAATTCCCTGGTTATTACAAAAACGAATATGCAAGATAGTATAAATAGTAATATGAacattatacataataataataataataataataataatggcgtatatttttttaatggtGGAAATAATTGTGTTAATGTCAATTGTACAAAGAATACatcaaatgaaaaagatgTTTTTAATAGTAGCGtttcaaaaaaaacattaaatgaaaatatgagtATTGAGAGACCagttatattaaataattcacAAATGTTGGAAGCATTTATTCAAGGAAGATTATGTTTAAGTTGTGATTCCTTAGATCACCCTATGCCATTATGTCCGAATAATTCTTTTGTATGTCCTAATTGTCATAACGTTTCACATAGAGGAAATGATTGTCCTATGAAATGCCGTTTTTGTTTAAAATATCATATGGGTATTTCTATAATGGACTGTTTAAAAAAAGCAAGGATACAAACGGAGAAGAATAATTCTAATCATGATAAGAAGGATAATCATAATAGTAGCTGTAGTactagtaataataatatgaataaaattaacaaaaattCAAAAAGTAATGATGAAAAAGTTAACATCGGTCCCCGATTTGATATTAGTACAAGACCAGATAATTCATATGGTAGAAGTGTTTATGTATCTAACTTAAGTGAAGACATTTCGAATATACAATTAAGAGATACTATTAATTTACATCTAGATAATGGGTTTGTAGTAAATATTGACAGACAAGATGGATATGCCTTTGTGGAGTTGTCAAATTTATATTCTACATTTCAATTAGTGCAAAAAACTGTTAGTATCAATtttaagaaattaaaaatccAATTCAAAAAAACTGGGCAGTTTTTAATACCAGATAATCTTTCACAAAGTTTtggaaatatgaaaaattttaatatcaaCATTAATATGAATAGTACGAATAaccacaataataataataataattataataataataattataacaataacaataataataacagtaataataacaataataataacaataataataactgtaacaataataattataatatagtcgaatataacaataaaaaaccTTTAACTGGACCCAGTAATACactttcaaaaaatataccaaatcatatgataaataaaagCTTGTCGAACAAAGGTACAacctttttaaatattccaCCTAATAGGAGCAGgcaatataataatagaagTGCGAACAATAAGGGTAATATGGGAGCAAACAAACAATACAATAacaagaataataataataataataataaaaagaaaactaATTCTAATGTAAATATTAATCATACTAATAAAAGTAACCAAATCaacaatataattaataataataatattaataataataataataataataataatataaataatattaatagtaataataattttaatcaaTATTgcagtaataatattatgactGTGGAAAATTCTAACACAGGAAAATTTACAAACACACATTTATTTAATGGAGATACATTccttgaaaataaaaataaaaatatttacaaatcTTTTCATCCAAAATATTCAAAGAATACACCACATTTATTCAATAATCAACAAAAACTATTCCATGCAACAGAATTACAAAAAGTACATCAAAATTCAATCGAACCACGTGAAGAAGTCAAGAAAAATGACattaaggaaaatataaaaaaaaattatgctTGTAGCAATTCATTTGACAATGAGATCAATAAATATCATATTCCCCAAAAGGAGAATAACAAAATGTTAACAGAAAATAATTACCAGAAAAATAGGAATTCATACAATGTTAATACAATAATGTTAGATCAGAATAAAAAGTgtaaagataataatttatttggtTCTGTAGAATATAAGATTAACATggagaataaaaataatttttctaatgaatgtaataattcatatgatcataattttatatataattataatttttcgaatgataataaattacCATATAAATGTAGTACCtctaataattataattgccctaataataataattctcaAAATGATTACAACACAACGTATAACCATGGATTGTCAAAGGTTAATGAAAATACTGATAATTCTTCTATCGATATTCCCTTTAGAAACCATGATAATAAGATAATAAGTGATTATATGAATTCAAATACGAACACAACAGCCTCAGGATTTTGTCCAAACACTTTATTTAGAAGCAATGACATAAGTAATAAATTAATGAATCAAgaagttaatatatatatgaatatatcgaatgaagaaaatcgacaaataaataaaagtatgAGAAATGAAACAAACAAAACTACTGCAACTATTACTACAACTTCTGATAATATCATGAATgcatctttttttaatactatGTTGTATGTTAAGGATGATTATGTTGATAAATGTGATGAAGGAAATAATAGCACCAACTGGATAGGATATCCTGAAAATGCGATAAACaataatagtaatgataatataaatataataaatagtaagaataatatggataatatgaacaatattatttataaaaatccTCCAaggaattatatgaataatgaaaTTATTGTTAATACTTTAAATACTTTTCCTCATGAGAATAAAAACATATCtccaaaatatataaacgaaaaagaaaatgatgaatTTGAATATAATACTCATTTGAATATTAAAAGTATTCTAGATGATGCGATAGAAATTAATCAAAACACAATAGATTATGATCAatacaattattatgataatatccCAAGTTTTAATAATAACGATAATAACATTGACAAATATACAATTCAAAATAATGTGGACCAAAATGCGGttacaaattataatacatcaaattataatatacagatgaaagaagaaaataattataaagaaaatgatttattatattatactaattttgataaaacaaatattaaaaatgaggaacacatatatataaataaaaatatttggaAAGATAAATTTGATAATTgctataatatatgtaatgataTGTTTTTTGGAAATAATGACATTTATGACATCTTTTCGAATTTTAATTCACTCAAAatgtatgaaaataatatagcaaatgataatattatggaAAATATAGGAAAGCATgtaaatattgataatattatgaatgaAACTACTATGGATCATATAGAAAATGACGGCACTATAGATCCTATAGAGAATGATGTTACTATAGATCATACGGATAATAATGgcgaagataataatatcgCATATAATGACACGTATATTTTcaacaataatataagatTCAATAATACAAGGTTAAATAATGACACATTCCAAAATGTAGAAGATTggaataaaaacaaattatctgatatattgaaaaaaaatgagaataTAATgtttgatgataataaagatatgacaaatgaaaatgaacaaaataaaaaggacaTAGATGATCttgaaattttaaatattccttatatgaaaaatatgaaggaTAAAGAATTGGACGCAATCGAGCAGGATTTAGAAAGACACATCAAAGCGTTATggaatataagaaaaattaagATAGTCAAATCTTATGATGttcaaaaataa
- a CDS encoding ribosome-binding factor A, putative: protein MISFVKLGKTINLSPKKKFFFFFRTIKGRRRKEKYEDLENKHLYWCVNNMKKEYLDKDTDDLVEIIENDDIEKQLSDIVGIKGNIPSNNCINENARKLYIHQQKKSDIDGTKVEEINKIFNPTLNVLKDKELEFASDADNYLIRRKIENRTDNITNNNNNNNSSSSSSSNNNNSNNFYNKSNRDAPILDIIQGKENMNNNSSKNVNTLSDNNYNNTCVNNIYDNMKQNWNNKNDINMEKEYCKNEKNDNMDDYNFMNVDNNPNNNSLFDYESLKSKSNYQDLTHAEYDYMNNLYLKKCDIDRKIRWFKMNNMLNPVKEAKSIINSLKLSKDEKKKNNCEQNNDPFLIKEDIKPYYQDEGRFSNKIEKICEQNQYDEIVSRIRMKIRKEKLENSKIIKEKIPNVANHILDPIKYHVNRRRVRVEKLLHTHLEQLLNCNNSYFRFYLLNGLSISIHHLEMKSTRSMCKIVYSLINKNVTHDMIKDKLEKVAFVLRKLLARKLQLGYTPPLKFVPLSDQQEKNIKHLQYYKLYAKYNHPSYISDKKDQTTNLINFYNKDLAGF, encoded by the coding sequence atgataaGTTTTGTAAAACTGGGGAAGACCATAAATTTGTCtccaaaaaagaaatttttttttttttttagaacaATCAAAGGGCGAAGGAGAAAAGAGAAATATGAAGATTTAGAAAATAAGCATTTGTATTGGTgtgttaataatatgaagaaaGAATATTTAGATAAGGATACTGATGATTTAGTAGAAATAattgaaaatgatgatattgAAAAACAACTTTCTGATATTGTTGGAATAAAGGGGAATATACCAAGTAATAATTGTATTAATGAGAATGCGAGAAAGTTATATATTCATCAACAGAAAAAAAGTGATATAGATGGAACAAAGgttgaagaaataaataaaatttttaatccAACTTTAAATGTgttaaaagataaagaatTGGAGTTTGCGAGTGATGctgataattatttaataagaagaaaaatcgAAAATAGAACGGATAATATAaccaataataataataataataatagtagtagtagtagtagtagtaataataataatagtaataatttttataataaatcgAATAGGGATGCACCCATTTTAGATATAATACAAGGAAaggaaaatatgaataataattcgAGTAAAAATGTGAATACATTATcagataataattataataatacttgtgttaataatatatatgataatatgaaaCAAAAttggaataataaaaatgatattaatatGGAGAAGGAATATTGCAAAAATGAGAAGAATGATAATATGgatgattataattttatgaatGTTGATAACAATCCAAACAATAATTCCCTTTTTGATTATGAAAGCTTGAAAAGTAAATCAAATTATCAAGATTTAACACATGCAgaatatgattatatgaataacTTATATCTTAAAAAATGTGATATAGATAGAAAAATCAGATGGttcaaaatgaataatatgctGAATCCAGTAAAAGAAGCGAAAAGTATTATAAATTCTTTGAAATTAAGTAAAGacgaaaagaagaaaaataattgtGAACAGAATAATGACCCTTTTCTTATtaaagaagatataaaaCCTTATTATCAAGATGAAGGTAGATTTTCtaataaaattgaaaaaatttGTGAGCAAAATCAATATGATGAAATTGTATCAAGAATACGaatgaaaataagaaaagaaaaattagaaaattccaaaataataaaagaaaaaataccTAATGTAGCTAATCATATATTAGATCCTATAAAATATCATGTAAATAGAAGAAGAGTAAGAGTAGAGAAGCTTTTACATACACATTTAGAACAATTAttaaattgtaataattcatattttagattttatcttttaaatggTTTGTCTATTTCTATTCATCATCTAGAAATGAAATCAACTAGATCCATGTGTAAAATTGTATATTCCttgataaataaaaatgtcaCACATGATATGATAAAAGACAAATTAGAAAAAGTTGCATTTGTATTAAGAAAATTGTTAGCAAGGAAACTACAATTAGGTTATACCCCTCCTTTGAAATTTGTACCTTTAAGTGAtcaacaagaaaaaaatattaagcatttacaatattataaattatatgccAAATATAATCATCCTTCATATATATCTGATAAGAAAGATCAAACTACTAATTTAATTAACTTTTATAATAAGGACTTGGCGggcttttaa